The following coding sequences are from one Veillonella rodentium window:
- the folP gene encoding dihydropteroate synthase has translation MFKRRNYTWKDGKSLALSDRTLIMGILNGTPDSFSDGGQFDTPQTAVDHVKQMIQDGADIIDLGVESTRPGAIPLTADEEIRRLSELLEPVLNASTVPVSIDTYHAKTADYAFSKGAHILNDVWGLHYDPDMAAVAAQYKVPIIIMHNSNDTNYGDIIEDMKAFFFAAIDKAMKEGVLPQQIWIDPGIGFGKTEEQNIEVIQRLGELTAYEYPVLLAPSRKRFIGSILGGLPPEERDEGTVAACITGVFQGVDMVRVHNVRMHKRALAVADSLLRGE, from the coding sequence TAGAAATTATACATGGAAAGATGGGAAGAGCTTAGCTTTATCCGATCGAACCCTCATTATGGGGATATTAAATGGAACGCCTGATTCCTTTTCGGATGGAGGCCAATTTGACACGCCGCAGACGGCAGTGGATCATGTGAAACAGATGATTCAGGACGGTGCGGATATCATTGACCTCGGTGTCGAATCAACGAGACCTGGAGCAATACCGTTGACCGCGGATGAAGAGATCAGACGTTTATCTGAGTTGCTGGAACCGGTATTGAATGCATCGACGGTTCCTGTTTCGATTGATACATATCATGCGAAGACCGCGGATTATGCGTTCTCAAAAGGAGCGCATATCTTAAATGACGTGTGGGGCCTGCATTACGACCCGGATATGGCGGCTGTTGCGGCACAATACAAGGTGCCTATCATTATCATGCATAACAGCAATGATACGAACTATGGTGATATTATTGAAGATATGAAAGCCTTCTTCTTTGCTGCTATAGACAAGGCGATGAAAGAAGGCGTATTGCCTCAACAGATTTGGATTGATCCGGGAATCGGTTTCGGCAAGACGGAAGAGCAGAACATTGAGGTTATACAGCGGTTGGGCGAATTGACGGCTTATGAATATCCGGTTTTATTAGCACCTAGTCGAAAGCGTTTTATCGGCTCTATCTTGGGCGGCCTGCCACCGGAAGAACGTGATGAAGGTACCGTAGCCGCGTGCATTACCGGTGTATTCCAAGGCGTTGATATGGTACGTGTTCATAATGTACGAATGCATAAGCGAGCTTTAGCCGTGGCGGATAGTTTGCTGCGAGGTGAATGA
- the folB gene encoding dihydroneopterin aldolase, whose amino-acid sequence MDKIVLKNMGFYGYHGNLESEQEQGQRFFVDVEITTDLTKAGQSDNLEDSINYVEVYELVRSVMIGEKCNLLERLGALISDSLYQHYQGIVGLSVTVRKPSVPIAGMLDYVEVVTTRGQI is encoded by the coding sequence ATGGATAAAATCGTATTAAAGAATATGGGCTTTTACGGATATCATGGAAATCTGGAGTCGGAACAGGAACAGGGACAACGTTTTTTTGTGGACGTGGAAATCACCACGGATCTTACAAAAGCGGGACAAAGCGATAATTTAGAGGATTCCATTAATTATGTAGAAGTCTATGAATTGGTACGTTCCGTTATGATCGGTGAGAAATGTAATCTGTTAGAGCGGTTGGGGGCGCTCATTTCGGACTCCTTATATCAGCATTATCAAGGTATAGTAGGGCTGTCCGTGACGGTGCGTAAACCATCGGTGCCGATTGCGGGTATGCTTGACTATGTTGAGGTGGTTACTACGCGGGGCCAAATTTGA
- the folK gene encoding 2-amino-4-hydroxy-6-hydroxymethyldihydropteridine diphosphokinase, whose amino-acid sequence MYTYFIGVGSNLGDRYRYIDEAFQSFQTHDDIYNVHTSTLIETEPWGYKDQGTFVNGMWSCESSLSPHDMLEVLQNLERVAGRERHIHWGPRTLDLDIILIYENDRLFSVDDEILTVPHPYFWERDFVLKSLMELLPAFIYNGISIKDRLSVLDI is encoded by the coding sequence ATGTATACTTATTTTATCGGTGTCGGATCGAATCTGGGGGATAGATATCGATATATTGATGAAGCATTTCAATCCTTTCAGACTCATGATGATATATATAATGTGCACACTTCCACGCTAATTGAGACAGAACCCTGGGGCTATAAAGATCAAGGTACATTCGTAAATGGCATGTGGTCCTGTGAAAGCAGTTTATCTCCACATGATATGCTCGAAGTATTACAGAATCTGGAGCGTGTTGCCGGTAGAGAGCGGCATATTCATTGGGGACCGAGAACATTGGATTTAGATATCATTCTAATTTATGAGAATGATAGGTTATTTTCTGTTGATGATGAGATTCTGACGGTTCCGCATCCGTATTTCTGGGAGCGGGATTTTGTACTGAAGTCGTTGATGGAATTATTGCCTGCTTTCATTTATAATGGGATATCTATCAAGGATAGATTATCTGTATTAGATATATAA
- a CDS encoding GlsB/YeaQ/YmgE family stress response membrane protein encodes MLWSIIVGGFIGFVAGCITNKSEKMGIIYRVVAGLVGASVGQTLLGTWGPSLAGMALIPSIAGAVIVVAVVSFFTGRNS; translated from the coding sequence ATGCTTTGGTCTATTATTGTAGGCGGATTTATCGGCTTTGTAGCAGGCTGTATTACAAATAAATCTGAAAAAATGGGTATTATTTATCGTGTTGTTGCAGGTTTAGTCGGTGCTTCTGTAGGTCAAACCTTGCTTGGCACTTGGGGCCCTAGCCTTGCCGGCATGGCGTTGATTCCGTCCATTGCGGGGGCTGTTATCGTTGTTGCCGTTGTAAGCTTCTTTACAGGTCGTAATAGTTAA
- a CDS encoding L-lactate dehydrogenase: MKLRKVGIIGTGHVGSHVAFSLALQGEADVLYMMDIDEKKAQAQAMDINDAVSYIPHHVTATAGPIENCGDCDILIFSAGPLPNISQDRLETLGETVEVLKDAIPRIKASGFKGFIISISNPADVVATYLQKHLNWDSNRIISSGTALDSARLQKELSQHFHISHRSITAYCLGEHGTSAMIPWSHICIQGKPLTQLQKELPHRFPELDHTQVLNDVKIGGYHVLAGKGSTEFGIASATTELIRSIFHDEKKVLPCSCYLNGQYGESGIFASTPAIIGKDGIEDILELQLTPDELEKFKYSCSVIREHALKAEIM; this comes from the coding sequence ATGAAATTACGAAAAGTCGGCATCATCGGCACCGGTCACGTAGGATCGCATGTAGCATTTTCCCTCGCATTACAGGGTGAGGCAGATGTATTATACATGATGGATATCGATGAAAAGAAAGCACAGGCGCAAGCTATGGATATTAACGATGCGGTCAGTTATATTCCGCATCACGTAACAGCTACGGCAGGTCCTATCGAAAACTGCGGAGACTGCGATATTCTTATCTTCAGTGCAGGTCCTTTACCAAACATATCACAAGATAGATTGGAAACGTTAGGGGAAACGGTGGAAGTCCTAAAAGATGCCATTCCCCGCATTAAAGCATCAGGCTTTAAGGGATTCATCATTTCCATTTCAAATCCGGCCGATGTGGTCGCAACCTATTTACAAAAACATTTAAACTGGGATTCGAATCGCATCATTTCATCCGGTACGGCACTTGATTCAGCACGCTTACAAAAAGAATTAAGTCAACACTTTCACATAAGCCATCGTTCCATTACGGCCTATTGCCTCGGCGAACATGGTACCAGCGCCATGATACCTTGGTCCCACATATGTATCCAGGGCAAGCCGTTAACGCAATTGCAAAAAGAATTACCTCACCGCTTCCCTGAACTTGACCACACGCAGGTGTTAAACGATGTAAAAATCGGCGGTTATCATGTGCTGGCCGGTAAAGGTTCTACAGAGTTCGGCATCGCCAGTGCTACAACGGAACTTATCCGATCCATTTTTCACGATGAAAAAAAGGTCTTGCCTTGCTCCTGTTATCTCAATGGACAGTACGGAGAATCCGGTATTTTCGCCTCTACACCGGCCATCATCGGGAAGGATGGCATCGAAGATATCTTAGAACTGCAATTAACACCCGATGAGTTAGAAAAATTCAAGTATTCCTGTTCCGTTATTCGAGAACACGCATTAAAAGCGGAAATCATGTAA
- a CDS encoding FtsB family cell division protein, translated as MNQHTTEIQRPKEPRKRVRPNRREQDQRIALMWIKRIGIGLMVLLLLGQAYRLVAVYQEKQHIEQQLEELKQRNDELEQEKAKLQDPKTIEGVAREELGLVKPGEVPYVK; from the coding sequence ATGAATCAGCATACAACGGAAATACAAAGACCGAAGGAACCGCGTAAACGGGTTCGCCCTAATCGCAGAGAACAGGATCAGCGTATTGCCCTTATGTGGATCAAGCGAATCGGAATAGGGCTTATGGTTTTGCTATTGTTAGGGCAAGCCTATCGCTTGGTGGCTGTATATCAAGAAAAACAACATATAGAACAACAGTTAGAAGAACTAAAGCAGCGAAATGATGAATTAGAACAGGAAAAGGCTAAGTTACAAGATCCGAAGACCATAGAAGGGGTGGCTCGAGAGGAGTTAGGACTGGTTAAACCTGGTGAAGTACCATATGTGAAATGA
- a CDS encoding S1 RNA-binding domain-containing protein, translating into MAIEVGNIIDGTVSGITKFGVFVDLGEKQTGLVHISEVAHGYVEDINTVLKVEDPVKVKVLSVEGNKIGLSIRQTQPKEVAREERPRRVQNKQSAEAFEAKMKMFLRDSNERLHDLKRNTEGKRGGRGGRRD; encoded by the coding sequence ATGGCAATCGAAGTTGGTAACATTATTGATGGTACAGTATCGGGTATTACGAAATTCGGAGTGTTTGTTGATTTAGGCGAAAAACAAACGGGTTTAGTACATATTTCTGAGGTGGCGCATGGTTATGTAGAGGATATCAACACGGTGTTGAAGGTTGAGGATCCTGTGAAAGTTAAGGTTTTATCCGTTGAAGGTAATAAGATCGGTCTTTCTATTCGTCAGACGCAGCCAAAGGAAGTTGCTCGTGAAGAGCGTCCGCGTCGCGTTCAGAATAAACAAAGCGCAGAGGCGTTTGAGGCTAAAATGAAAATGTTTTTACGTGACAGTAATGAACGTTTGCATGATTTGAAGCGAAATACAGAAGGAAAACGCGGAGGCCGTGGCGGTCGTCGAGATTGA
- a CDS encoding phosphatase, with product MKSAIVDIGSNSIRLLLAEFDGTIWHFEPKQLWTTRLGQRNADGTLRAESIEASYKAFKEIHNLIQVYGAQYCCGFATSAVREAPNGMDFMNAVSDYCPMERRILSGDEEAVYGFKGALGEQLQDGRHYATIDIGGGSTEIAVGNIGGVYWSRSYPVGAVRLQAVSDEGPQRVWEETRFLWDPMMIEGQFGEFVGIGGTLTTLAAIDLGLDVYDGRRVQGHKLSRETVEGLIMQLRYMSRDERLQVIGLPAGRADIIVAGAEILTSFMDAYEVPHVIVSDQDGMEAMARECEAAHSNR from the coding sequence ATGAAATCGGCAATTGTAGATATCGGTTCTAATTCGATACGTTTGTTATTGGCGGAATTTGACGGAACTATATGGCACTTTGAACCGAAGCAGCTATGGACGACACGGCTGGGACAGCGTAATGCGGACGGAACCTTGCGGGCAGAATCGATAGAGGCTTCGTATAAGGCTTTTAAGGAGATACATAACCTGATTCAAGTGTATGGAGCACAGTATTGCTGTGGCTTCGCCACCAGTGCCGTGCGCGAAGCGCCTAATGGAATGGATTTTATGAATGCCGTTTCCGATTATTGCCCAATGGAGCGGCGCATATTAAGTGGTGATGAAGAGGCCGTATATGGTTTTAAAGGGGCCTTGGGTGAACAGCTGCAGGATGGTCGTCACTACGCCACTATCGATATTGGTGGAGGCAGTACCGAAATTGCTGTAGGGAATATAGGCGGTGTCTATTGGAGCCGTTCCTATCCGGTAGGGGCGGTGCGTTTACAGGCCGTATCTGATGAAGGACCACAACGGGTATGGGAGGAAACACGTTTTTTGTGGGATCCGATGATGATTGAAGGCCAGTTTGGAGAGTTTGTCGGTATCGGAGGCACGTTGACGACATTGGCGGCAATTGACCTGGGGTTGGATGTATATGATGGCAGACGTGTACAGGGTCATAAATTGAGTCGTGAAACTGTAGAGGGACTTATCATGCAACTTCGCTATATGAGTCGTGATGAGCGTTTACAGGTGATCGGATTACCTGCGGGGCGCGCCGATATTATCGTGGCCGGTGCTGAAATTTTAACATCCTTTATGGATGCGTATGAAGTGCCGCATGTAATTGTGAGTGATCAGGATGGTATGGAGGCGATGGCTCGTGAATGTGAAGCAGCTCATTCGAACCGTTAA
- the tilS gene encoding tRNA lysidine(34) synthetase TilS: MNVKQLIRTVNFTLKQNGLFPEYSRILVACSGGPDSMALLHLLLDVAAHRHTQWHIGVAVMDHQIRRESKAEVLWLQDRVKALNLDFYSVAVDVPALSMERKISVETAGRDIRYEWLTELARAKGYDYIAVAHHKNDQAESILAHLIRGSGMNGLQGMSVISHSYTIPVVRPLLEVKKAALLAYLEERHIFYCIDRTNDDIEYQRNRIRHRIIPELEKINPAVIDSLGRMGRSVTEDMEFLQQMAQEAFNTLISVDDRSCTVSRRRLRQQPRALQRRLWQMMVQVVDNRLILSFAHQTQLSDIVQTGEVKTFTIAHIIIEARCDTIKVYSKH; the protein is encoded by the coding sequence GTGAATGTGAAGCAGCTCATTCGAACCGTTAATTTCACATTAAAACAGAATGGTTTATTTCCTGAATATAGCCGTATATTGGTCGCCTGTTCGGGCGGGCCCGATTCGATGGCATTGCTTCATCTGTTATTGGATGTTGCGGCGCATCGTCATACGCAGTGGCATATCGGGGTGGCCGTTATGGATCATCAGATTCGCCGTGAAAGCAAGGCTGAGGTGCTGTGGCTGCAGGATCGGGTGAAAGCCTTGAATCTGGACTTTTACAGCGTGGCTGTTGATGTACCGGCTCTTAGTATGGAGCGGAAGATTTCTGTAGAAACTGCGGGACGTGACATACGCTATGAATGGCTTACGGAGTTAGCTCGAGCTAAGGGATATGATTATATTGCGGTGGCTCATCATAAAAATGACCAGGCTGAATCAATTTTGGCTCATCTCATTCGAGGCTCGGGTATGAACGGTTTACAGGGGATGTCCGTTATTAGTCATAGCTATACAATACCTGTTGTAAGACCGTTACTTGAGGTGAAGAAAGCGGCGCTGCTGGCGTATTTAGAGGAACGTCATATTTTTTATTGTATCGATCGTACTAACGACGATATAGAGTATCAACGCAATCGAATTCGTCATCGTATCATTCCGGAATTGGAAAAAATAAATCCTGCGGTTATAGACTCCCTTGGGCGGATGGGCCGCTCTGTAACGGAGGATATGGAGTTCCTGCAACAGATGGCGCAAGAGGCTTTTAACACATTGATCTCAGTAGATGACCGAAGCTGCACCGTTTCCCGTCGTCGATTGCGTCAACAGCCGAGGGCATTACAGCGAAGGCTGTGGCAGATGATGGTACAGGTAGTCGATAATCGTTTAATATTGAGTTTTGCTCATCAGACGCAGTTGTCGGATATAGTACAGACGGGAGAAGTGAAAACTTTCACTATTGCACATATTATTATTGAGGCCCGATGTGATACAATAAAAGTGTATAGCAAACATTAG
- the hpt gene encoding hypoxanthine phosphoribosyltransferase, with protein MHQDVKEILYTQEQLAARVTELGRDISRDYKGESVVLVGVLKGAIVFFTDLARAIDDTVNVSFDFISCSSYGNSTTSTGVIRILKDLDRSVEGKHVLVVEDIVDTGTTLHYLLDNLRARGAKSVCLAALLNKPDRRKMDVHVDYVGFVIPDYFVVGYGLDFAERYRHLPYIGILKEEMYQD; from the coding sequence ATGCATCAGGATGTAAAAGAGATTTTGTATACCCAGGAGCAATTGGCTGCGCGCGTTACCGAATTGGGGCGCGATATCAGTCGCGATTACAAGGGCGAATCTGTGGTGCTCGTCGGAGTTTTAAAGGGGGCTATCGTATTTTTTACGGATTTGGCCCGTGCTATAGATGATACGGTGAATGTGAGTTTTGATTTTATTTCTTGCTCCAGTTATGGCAATAGTACTACAAGTACCGGCGTCATAAGAATTTTGAAGGATTTGGATCGTTCCGTGGAAGGTAAGCACGTGCTCGTCGTCGAGGATATTGTGGATACCGGCACGACGTTGCATTACTTGCTGGATAATCTGCGTGCCCGCGGGGCTAAAAGTGTGTGCTTGGCAGCGTTACTAAATAAACCGGACCGTCGAAAGATGGATGTGCATGTCGATTATGTGGGATTTGTGATTCCCGACTATTTCGTCGTCGGATATGGACTGGATTTTGCCGAACGATATCGCCATTTACCATATATAGGTATTTTGAAGGAAGAAATGTATCAAGATTAA
- the ftsH gene encoding ATP-dependent zinc metalloprotease FtsH, whose product MGRFTKNIVLYLLIIAAFVIAIDAFSGQSANKSELSYTGFIQQVQQKKVESVTITNDHGIKGKLKNGTEFNSYAPSDETLIKTLQDNGVEITAAPPEQPAWWMSLLGSAIPIIILVVLFFFIMQQTQGGGGRVMNFGKSRAKLMGEGNVKVNFKDVAGAEEAKQELEEVVEFLKDPGKFTAIGAKIPKGVLLAGPPGTGKTLLAKAVAGEAGVPFFTISGSDFVEMFVGVGASRVRDLFTQAKKNAPCIIFIDEIDAVGRQRGAGLGGGHDEREQTLNQLLVEMDGFSANEGIITIAATNRPDILDPALLRPGRFDRQVVVGRPDLRGREAILKVHARNKPLADDVDLKTIAKKTPGFTGADLSNLLNEAALLAARLNKKIISMAEVEEASEKVSMGPERRSHIVSEKDRKLTAYHESGHAIVAHLLPHADPVHKVTIIPRGAAGGYTMMLPTEEQNYKTKSQLLADIRVALGGRIAEALVLDEISTGASGDLQSVTNTARAMVTRWGMSDALGPIVFGEQQEQVFLGKNLGHERNYSEEIAAKIDEEIHRIVEEAYKDVTKLLSDNLDFLHNMAKALLEEETIDAKAVENLYKYGTTKAPDAAEPKSALEAAGIIVPETIDNPVDNAVGTETSHPSEEINHAASTDEDETK is encoded by the coding sequence TTGGGTCGATTTACAAAAAATATCGTCCTTTATTTACTGATCATTGCCGCTTTTGTTATCGCTATTGATGCTTTTTCTGGTCAAAGCGCGAATAAATCTGAACTCAGTTATACGGGATTTATTCAACAAGTACAGCAGAAAAAGGTTGAGTCCGTAACGATTACGAATGATCATGGTATTAAAGGCAAATTAAAGAATGGAACAGAATTTAATTCTTATGCGCCTAGTGATGAAACGCTAATCAAAACATTACAAGATAATGGAGTGGAAATTACAGCTGCTCCGCCGGAACAACCGGCATGGTGGATGAGCTTGTTAGGATCCGCTATTCCTATTATTATTTTGGTGGTACTTTTCTTCTTCATTATGCAACAAACCCAAGGCGGCGGCGGCCGAGTGATGAACTTCGGTAAAAGCCGTGCAAAATTAATGGGTGAAGGTAATGTAAAGGTTAATTTTAAAGATGTAGCCGGCGCAGAGGAAGCTAAACAGGAATTGGAAGAAGTGGTGGAGTTCCTCAAGGATCCCGGCAAGTTTACCGCTATCGGCGCGAAGATTCCAAAAGGGGTTTTACTTGCAGGACCTCCGGGTACCGGTAAAACTTTGCTTGCTAAAGCCGTAGCCGGAGAGGCGGGGGTACCGTTCTTCACTATTTCCGGTTCCGACTTCGTAGAGATGTTTGTCGGTGTCGGTGCATCCCGTGTACGCGATTTGTTTACACAGGCGAAGAAAAATGCACCATGCATCATCTTTATCGATGAAATTGATGCGGTAGGCCGTCAGCGTGGGGCAGGTCTTGGTGGCGGTCATGATGAACGCGAACAAACCTTGAATCAGCTGCTCGTTGAAATGGATGGATTTAGTGCCAATGAAGGCATTATTACCATTGCGGCGACAAACCGCCCGGATATTCTCGATCCCGCATTATTACGTCCCGGTCGTTTCGATCGTCAGGTTGTTGTAGGTCGTCCGGATTTGCGTGGTCGTGAAGCAATTTTAAAAGTTCATGCCCGCAATAAGCCGTTGGCTGATGATGTGGATTTAAAAACGATTGCGAAGAAAACACCGGGCTTTACGGGTGCGGACTTGAGTAATTTATTGAACGAAGCAGCCCTTTTGGCGGCTCGTCTCAATAAAAAAATCATTTCCATGGCGGAAGTAGAAGAAGCCAGCGAAAAGGTCAGCATGGGTCCTGAACGCCGCAGCCATATCGTGAGTGAAAAAGATCGCAAATTGACGGCGTACCATGAATCCGGGCATGCTATTGTGGCGCATTTGTTGCCTCATGCGGATCCGGTTCACAAGGTAACGATTATTCCACGCGGTGCTGCCGGTGGCTATACGATGATGTTACCTACAGAGGAACAGAATTATAAAACAAAATCTCAATTGTTGGCGGATATTCGCGTGGCTCTCGGCGGTCGTATCGCGGAGGCGTTGGTTCTCGATGAAATCAGTACAGGCGCATCCGGCGATCTTCAAAGCGTTACGAACACGGCTCGTGCCATGGTAACACGTTGGGGCATGAGCGATGCGTTGGGACCAATCGTATTCGGCGAACAGCAGGAACAGGTGTTCCTAGGGAAAAATCTCGGCCATGAACGTAATTATAGCGAAGAGATTGCCGCTAAAATCGATGAAGAAATTCATCGTATTGTAGAGGAAGCGTATAAAGATGTTACAAAGCTTCTCAGCGACAATTTGGACTTCCTTCACAATATGGCGAAGGCTTTATTGGAAGAGGAAACCATTGATGCGAAAGCGGTGGAAAATCTTTATAAATACGGTACAACGAAAGCTCCTGATGCGGCTGAGCCTAAAAGTGCATTGGAAGCAGCGGGAATTATCGTGCCGGAAACGATTGACAATCCTGTGGATAACGCAGTTGGTACTGAAACTTCTCATCCTTCAGAAGAAATTAATCATGCTGCTTCTACCGATGAAGATGAAACTAAATAA
- a CDS encoding threonine/serine ThrE exporter family protein, protein MQQFTLEEKNTVLENPFVHIHRKLDVLLHVGKLLMECGADTNRITEEMLKAATFMGIPHDYLNIHISYTTLMVNLLHKERSITVFRKTPVHIPNMAMINAVSKLTWRAFERHYSLTTYEHLISKLEFTIPAYPNWIKGLACGLGSAGLAFLYSGDWIAFIVTIICSFIGYFTRTLSTRIGCNEYVGISVGAFTAMVSAYAFYTHIELGSLLYVLVCCTLFMIPGVPLINFVIDIINNHILSGVTRAIRTLLIVGSMTLGMAMALYFSPVPAFNFVDIKPHVISLTQIIGAFTAASAFAVLFNAPTRLLGYIGIGGILCVSVRNLLLVDFGFSTPGATFVGAAVMSIIFVKVSTWIKTSSTVIIVPSAIALMPGILLYRFVFDILHINSLNEAGLVHMMQNGITGVLTIIGIAVGVAIPNVLAQKYLKNIKERRIAELMATRHVHDGQ, encoded by the coding sequence ATGCAACAGTTTACATTAGAAGAAAAAAACACAGTGCTGGAGAACCCCTTTGTTCATATACATCGTAAATTAGATGTGCTGCTCCACGTGGGGAAGCTGCTCATGGAGTGTGGGGCAGATACAAACCGCATTACCGAAGAAATGTTAAAGGCCGCCACATTTATGGGGATTCCTCACGATTACTTGAATATACACATTTCCTATACGACCTTAATGGTAAATTTGCTCCATAAAGAACGATCCATTACGGTTTTTCGCAAAACGCCCGTTCATATACCGAACATGGCTATGATCAACGCCGTTTCAAAATTAACCTGGCGAGCCTTCGAACGCCATTATTCACTCACAACGTACGAGCATCTCATATCAAAATTGGAATTTACCATACCGGCTTATCCGAACTGGATAAAGGGCCTCGCGTGCGGTTTAGGATCGGCAGGTCTCGCCTTCTTATACAGCGGCGACTGGATTGCCTTTATCGTCACTATCATCTGCTCGTTTATCGGATATTTTACACGCACCTTATCCACGCGTATCGGCTGTAATGAATACGTCGGTATTTCCGTAGGCGCTTTTACCGCCATGGTATCGGCGTACGCTTTTTATACACATATCGAACTGGGCTCATTGCTATATGTCCTCGTATGCTGCACGCTCTTCATGATTCCCGGTGTTCCACTTATCAACTTTGTCATCGACATAATCAACAACCATATATTATCCGGTGTGACACGTGCCATTCGAACACTGCTTATCGTAGGAAGCATGACACTCGGCATGGCCATGGCGCTTTATTTCAGTCCCGTTCCGGCCTTTAATTTCGTCGACATCAAACCGCATGTCATCTCCCTTACACAGATTATCGGTGCTTTCACGGCGGCCTCTGCATTTGCGGTTCTCTTTAATGCACCGACACGCCTGCTCGGATACATCGGTATCGGCGGTATTCTTTGTGTGTCCGTCCGCAATCTGCTGCTGGTTGATTTCGGATTCTCCACGCCCGGTGCAACCTTTGTAGGCGCCGCTGTCATGAGTATTATTTTTGTAAAAGTATCTACATGGATAAAAACATCGAGTACAGTCATCATCGTTCCGTCAGCCATCGCTCTGATGCCCGGAATCCTATTATATCGCTTCGTATTCGATATTCTACATATCAACAGCCTCAATGAAGCGGGCCTTGTTCACATGATGCAAAACGGCATTACGGGAGTCCTCACAATTATCGGAATTGCGGTAGGCGTAGCCATACCGAATGTATTGGCTCAGAAATATCTAAAAAATATCAAAGAGCGTCGAATTGCGGAACTCATGGCGACACGGCATGTACACGACGGCCAATAA
- a CDS encoding biotin--[acetyl-CoA-carboxylase] ligase, whose amino-acid sequence MRDEVLEFLRQNQGGFVSGQDMSDACHVSRTAIWKHIKALRQKGYKIESYTKRGYRLLEEPDLLSPLAMKQILDTDVFGKRYVYMDTTESTNLEARRLAQQGAEEGTVVVTEEQVAGRGRLSRGWYSPFGKGLWFSIILRPDFAPADAPKCTLMAAVALTKAFHKMGLVDAGIKWPNDILVNGRKLVGILTEMSGSMEEVSHIIMGIGVNVKTKQEELPEELKHIATSLLMEGVDIERTEAFKIILESLEHQYYEILDNGFEDTLNEWRQLSVTLGADIEVRAPGNTYEGVATDIDEDGNLLVRTPDGTIKRIVAGDVSIRSRQ is encoded by the coding sequence ATGCGTGATGAAGTGCTAGAATTCTTGAGACAAAACCAAGGTGGCTTCGTATCGGGACAGGATATGTCGGATGCATGTCACGTATCTCGTACTGCAATTTGGAAACATATCAAAGCATTGCGTCAAAAAGGCTATAAAATAGAATCTTATACCAAGAGGGGGTATCGATTATTGGAGGAACCTGATTTGTTGAGTCCATTGGCAATGAAACAGATTTTAGATACCGATGTGTTTGGCAAGCGGTATGTTTATATGGATACGACGGAATCCACGAATTTAGAGGCTCGCCGTTTAGCTCAGCAAGGGGCAGAAGAAGGGACTGTCGTGGTTACGGAAGAACAGGTGGCTGGGCGAGGTCGTTTGTCCCGCGGGTGGTATTCGCCATTCGGTAAAGGCTTGTGGTTCAGTATTATTCTGCGACCTGATTTTGCACCTGCGGATGCGCCTAAATGTACTTTGATGGCGGCGGTAGCCCTTACAAAGGCATTTCACAAGATGGGGCTTGTCGATGCGGGCATAAAATGGCCGAATGATATTCTCGTGAATGGTCGTAAATTGGTAGGTATTTTGACGGAAATGTCCGGATCCATGGAAGAAGTTTCTCATATCATCATGGGCATCGGGGTCAATGTAAAGACGAAACAGGAAGAATTGCCTGAAGAATTAAAACATATTGCTACGTCCTTATTGATGGAAGGTGTTGACATTGAAAGGACGGAGGCTTTCAAAATTATACTGGAATCATTGGAGCATCAGTACTATGAAATTCTCGATAACGGTTTTGAGGATACCCTTAATGAATGGCGTCAGCTCTCTGTCACATTGGGGGCGGATATAGAAGTACGGGCGCCGGGAAATACCTATGAAGGTGTGGCGACGGATATTGATGAAGACGGTAATTTATTAGTTAGAACCCCTGACGGGACCATTAAACGCATTGTGGCCGGAGACGTGTCTATACGCTCACGCCAATAG